A stretch of DNA from Rhizoctonia solani chromosome 9, complete sequence:
GATGAgtatcccttaccaaaaCAAACTGACATCTTGCATGCCTTGGAAGGATCTCAATGGCTTACTACCTTAGACGCGCTAGCTGGTTTCACTCAGCTAACCATTAAGGAggaagacagagagaaacttgctttcagatgtcacaacggccattggcaacctaccaaactactctttggatataggaatggaccagcagaattccagcgtgtcatgaataggatactttcaagatttctatggcaatttgccctggtatatattgatgacatagtgatctatagtgttgagtttgaagaccATTGTAATCACTTAGATCAAGTCTTaggagctattgaagaagctgaaatcaccctatctccaaagaaatgtcacattggataccaatcactactattgttaggacagaaggtatcaagattaggtctatcaacccataaggaaaaagttgatgctatcttagagttggaaccccctaaaaatgttcctactttacagactttcctagggatgatgacttatttctctagctatattcccttctactcatggattgtagcgcctttgttcaagcttctcaagaaaggaacagcttggtcttgggaggaaaaggaacaacaagcgtttgaacttgctaaagaggcccttgcatctgctccagtaatggcttatcctattattggaaaaccatacagattatatacagatgcatgcgactatggccttggaggaatattacagcaagtccaatccatcaagataAAAGACCTAAAGGGGACaaaggcatacaagtacttaaggggggaatatgacaaaggaaacccagttcccagaatgacaattcctgcttccaagcagagagacgacgtgactgggggggatacatgggataagcaagactttgaagaaacaacCGTACAAGTGGAGCgagtcattgcttattggtcaaggattctaaaagaagcagaaagaaacTACTCCCCAACAGAGCGCGAAGCATTAGCCCTCAAGGAAGCACTTGTGaaatttcaggtatacttggaaggagctgaatttgttgctatcacagatcacgccgctctcacctggagcaagacttacaataatgtcaacagaagactcatgacatggggcttagtattctcagcctacccaggaatgcagattgtgcaccgcgcaggaagagtacatgacaatgcagatcctatctcaagacttaggaggagaACCCCATATCATACCAGCCCTCTGGCAGACCAATCAactccactcaagctcaatatggaggaagacccattaagaaacctctacaaggagataaatgaacgttttgaagagaaacttctcagagttgcaagcgcattcacccagagttacaaaattggaaatagccagaagcccatcaagaagtggatacccacaccggcagaagctatatcttatcaaacaactacctcatactctgtggaaatatcaataaactcagaagaaatcacaaggttcatagaagcatacaagaaggactcccattttaagcaagtgatggaagagttcaagtcgcaccacaatccactcaatccacccttccatcaataccagataggagataatggattgatctactttatagattcccaggaaaagtattggctatgtgtacctagggatctacaagtagatattttaaaggaaaatcatgataacctcaatcaaggagcacatgctggttatgctaagacatatcatcgaattgcttctgtttactattggcctaagatggctagaagcattcagaagtatgtacacacttgtgatatctgtcagaaagcaggacatcgacggcatggacccagaggattccttcaacctttacctattccacagcaaccctttgaagtagtatcaatggacttcatcatggatcttccaccaagtagcaactacaacgctatcctagttattgtggacaaactaactaagtatggacatttcatcccatgtactactcagatagatgaagtacaaacagcgcaactgttccatgatcacatatggtgtcaCTATGGTTTACCTCGGCAGGTAATCACTGATAGAGATGCTAGATGGACAGGAGCTTTTTGGGGTCACTTAGTTAGTATGTTAGGAATTCGGCAAGCACTCACCACtgcacatcatcctcagagtgatggacaaacagagataCTTAATCAAACTACAGAAGTGGCTATTAGAGTATTCACTAACCCAGCTAAGGACAATTGGAGTAAGCTTCTATCAGGATTTGCGCACTCATACAATACAagtgtgcatacatccacacaacAGACACCAGCCTTCCTACTCCGCGGATTCCAGCCTCTAACATCAGCCAACTTACTGGCTCTCACTTCTGAGAACATTCCAAgaccagcccaagaaagtcaaacagctgaagaattcaaggaatccaTGGAATTAGCACGATCATTAGCTAAGGACGCTCTCAAAGTAGCTCAGAATTATCAACAGAAATACtataattctgacaagacacatgttacctttgagccaggagatttagtcttaatcaatccccattccttaaacttactcaaacatcagtcagggaaagggaataagctaaatatgcgttatgaaggaccatttgaagtcatggaaagcatatcaccagtagcatataggataagattacctgctagctatcgcatacacccaatcattaacatagcacacttggaatcttacaaggcatcacccccagagtttggaagccgacccactcagaatatacctagagaagacttccaacagatgcctgaatatgaggtggaaaagatagtagaagaaaggacaataaagaaaggcaacaagagAATTAGGCAGTACAAAATCCGTTGGCTTGGGTACAGCTCAGAACATGATAGATGGAGGACAGAGAAAGAATTAAGGAATGCTCCAGAAGTAATCAAAGAATGGAAGcgaacctctggctccactaTCCATCACAATcacaggaagaagaaggagttctaagctccacatggcttcttccatgtaccacaggtgtaactaaaccggtcatatcctccaagataGGAAATAACAACATACTCAACGTTTGAAGCACTAAGTCAAACCTATCTTATGGAGGATGAATTTTGTATAAATGCTCTCACTCAACTCTCCCAATTGTCATCCCATTCATACTCAATTATCTACACACTCTGTCTACTATGTCTTTCTCCCAAGATTATTACTGCTATCCCATCTTCACTTCCTACAGGAATGACGTGCCCCTCACTCCTGAGCTAGGTATTATTGAAGCCAGCCATGTCCGTGATTTGTACTATGTCTATGCTAATCGCCACAATGACCACTACTCCCCATACTCTGAGAATCATCCAGACCCCCTAGAACGTTGTATTCATGCCATGCCTGACATTGAGGTCTTCCTTATGGATGATGACCACCCCCCTCAATGGTTCCTAGGTGTTgaccttactcatgcattgCACGGGGCCTACACCCATGCACTTCGTGTCTTTGGCAAAGCTGTCCAACCTGCTGGATGGAATCGTCGCAAGCCCTGGGCAAATTACGACTATGCAACTGAGCTCGTCAAGATTGGTTTTCCGTACATCCCGCGTCCCATTTGTTTCAAAGAGGACGTCTATCACTTCCCTGCCGATTCCTTCCACGAGCTCCAGCAACAAGTACATCACAACAACTTCTACGCGATTTGCCTCAATGCTCTGTCAATTATTATCACTGCTACTAAACAGATGGAGTATAGTAACATAGCCCATGTGGGGTATATTCGCGGCTCCCCCGCCTGCGTTTCGGCGCATCGTTTTTGGTGCCGTTTACATGGTCACCCAGTAGTCGAACACTCCAAAGACGATCTGTCCGACGCAGGTAAGATTTGTAGTATAACGCAACATAATCGTACTCAGCTCACCAGGGTATCAATTGCAGGATTCCCTGTCAACGGATACAACGGCAACGACAAAGCACTGGGACCAATTACTCCGCCGCCTGAGAACGTTCTGCCACCCCAGTTGGTGGATTTCGCGGAAGTCCCCTTCGACTACGCCGCCTGGGGACTTCCCCCTCGAGAATCTTCCGAACAACCCGAAACGGCTTACCTGGGTTACCAGAACGGCGACTCGTTTACGGCTCCGGAATACGCCCCGTTGCACGCCGCCAACGAAGCAGGCGAATTCCCTGCTCCAGAATACGCCCACGGCCACGAGCTCGACATCGCTGCTCTCACGCAGCAACTCTCTTTGGTTGCCGTCGCGCAGAGCGTCGAATCCGTCTCCCCCGGGTTCGGTAACGACTTCGTCGCTTCTGTTTGGGAGTGGCCGGGAGAACCAAACCCCGTCGTCGACTTGGGACCACCTGAATGGCCCACCGTACCGCAGCAACATACGCCGCCGTTCTCGTGGGAAGACCACTGGCACGAGGTTCACGCTCGCGACCTAGAGCTAGGTGACAACCAGGACATCAACATCGGCGGAGGGCTCGAAATCGACTCGGAGCATATCATTCGCCCTCTCCCCGTCGTCACTAACTGAGCTAACCATGTGCCATGCCTGTATATACTACAACTCAACGTTCTCCGCGTCTCAATTCCTGTAATCTGCGATCATTAATACCTTACTCGCGAATCTGATCGTTTTGACTCGTCTAAATAATCGTCGCTAAGAATTCAACCCTTATTCGTGTGAACGTCCCACCACACTTAGTATCAATCGATAGCCACGATTCGATAGATATCGATAGCATTTTTAACCAAGTCAAAAGCCTCGGATTTGACCTCGCAATAattacaacaagtaaataccTTGCACCAGTTGAAGACTCAGAGCGGGTGACTAAGCAttaagcgcccatggctCCGACTTTAAGACTTAGCAAATGAAGTAAAGGAATTTAATTCCTATTTTAAGGAGTATAATCAATTAGCATCAAACCTTTGATCAGGAAGCCATCTCTTGATAGGATAAGTCCAGATtgggggggatatgttatggatatgacatttcttctttaatctgtacttattttattaattacactagtaatcttacagtaaataagtgagataaagatgcgaactaaggtcttcaaggtccctctatccaatagtgacctttacaaaacctacaaacctcaggaatacccttaatatgcaatgtcttttgcatatatgctgttttctcactcatttaaatatatataaattcagctgagtagataaacagtaacaagtaatatttctcttgtttgtagtatttattattcaagattctatcttgtggctacacacagaaatattcagggtcccccctgtcgcataggcaagtgctccggcgcttaatcagcccttaagcgccgacgcactaaatgcgccttttctccatcacccgggcatcccacactgccgaatcgcttgcgcttaggtgcgcatgtttgcgcgctccagaacgctgggtcaaactcccaaaacggacaacatttggtagagttatgccccatttactgtaagtacccaatgcagaggtatcctacctttgggactgtttactccaaggatgaaacacttagccttgggacatctaaggacccacacaggtaaatactgccttggggcaaacattgccttggggcaaatattaggatctgttgtttgtttactatgtaccaaggtattggctccctcaagtgtttcagttgccacatgtacctcctgtaccccctcttggtatcaatcatgtatatacttgtttgtgcaccttctcagggtataaaaggaccctgtgaagacgcttctaatgcatcctacttttactcttatatattgacatatacacacaagcctttaacagcttatctgcgcatttactttagtgattgactcactgtaaatagcataggaggttattcggcgcactaagaccataggccagtcccaacagacacagggtaacctattagtgtacttactgcgaccctgtgccccttgactgtcacagttgttgagttcaacattgagtatagtgcaacgatactgtaaggattgttgtgattgagtgatagtgtttcaatccaccataccccctatattgtagatagctttatctacaatatctcataaatcctagatatattttaggtaaaccccataagtcttaagtcttacttaagcatatataagtcctatacttattaggcaaatcctataaatcctgtacattagtcaggtaaccctcttacttaaggtactatcccagagaccttaagtatacatacccttagtcacttaggcttaagtaacattagtctaaggtactatatataaccaaccacctgcacttcatagttgctagactatttgttaggagttgttattcctgataacctagcttatattgtgcatatattctgcgcatatattctgattcttaatactagttcttagttattcccatatacattttgtatatagtaattctttcttactcctgtacttacacgactcttaacacccattcccaaccacccacttgcagcccatctcccactccgcaagacctgccaggaatggaaccggagccaacccttggcgctctcctcaaggctattgcAGCCCTCACCAcacaagttgggtccctccaggaccaaatcaagtctcaaggcaagcaaatcacTCAGCTtgttgccatatgcaaggagaccaacaaccttgttggagacaaggaccagggcggagcccaaaccaagcctggcccatcaactgggcctatcacccctcctacccactcaggaggggaaacccacactccaggcacagttaggcctggactcaaggccccgttcCAACCCTCTAGAGGTACGGGTTTcaactccaaggatgaagaGGAACCAAGGCACCcaaaaaaggagcctcaaggaatgcctagaaggcacttggggtccctcaccccctttgacgcagggtccagcgtgaaacaacccaagatggacctccccaaCCCCTATAAGGGTGACACCAGGGGACAAAAGgccactcagtggcttgATTGGATGATGCtatgggtagccctccattGCAATcagtttgacaaggaggagcagatggtggtgtggattttataccacatgacagacaaggccgccaactgggccctccccatcattgggaatatcatcaagggcaagggtaaTCCTCCTACCACTATCCAGGCCCtaatggccaaattcaaggaggcttTTGCCAACCCCAATGCCAAACGGGCTGccgccagaaaaattgcggctctctcccaaaccaccaccacctccaagtacatcacggagttccgcaaccttatggtggaattagactggaacaaggaggcttacattgcgcagttcacgcaaggcctccactggaaggtcaaggaattGTTGTCCACCAAAGACAATATTCctgacaaactcaaggcaatttttgcggcctccATAAAAATAGATAATACTTGCCGcaaaaacaaggaaaaccgccccaaaaaggcacctgccaagtccccggtctCTACggccaccacttccaccaccactactCAACGGGTCCGTTTATTGGAGGACCCTAATTACGTAACTCCAGAAGAAAGGTACTGCCGGCGCGCCTTGGGactctgtgtcaaatgcagccagaagggccatggcatcaaacaatgccccaatgtctggaaggccacaatcaaggaggctgCCAAGGTTGGACAAGAGGAAGtggaaaaagagtaaggccaagagctgccgtcaagcccttggtctctaATTTAGAATTGCATGTATCTGTCTTGgagtttgtaaatattgccaCGGACTCAAACAAAAAACCCCTGCTCTTTCTAGACATAATACTGCGTGACTATCCAACAGACcctatcaaaaccctcattgatTCTGGCGCCACTTCCAATTTCATATCCCCCTCAttagtagaaaaactcaaaattccaaaaaccctactcaaaaacccacaagtagtgaggatgctagatggtaccatatctcagactggttgcatatggcaccaggttcaacttgcggtcttggccaatggtcACCCCCACACTATCccctttcttgtttgccctaTTGGTAGCACCTTggcaatccttggcatgacttggctcaCAACTGAATCCCCCCTTATTGATTGGcaccagggacttgtcacATTCCccaaacaagttcaaattgcctctgaggaagaagcggaccctAATGCCTTAACAGATCTCCCTACTCaataccacaagtttgctaaggtatttggtgaagaggaattcaaggtcctccctccacatagggaatatgacatttccatagaccttgttccGGATGCCAAGTTATCCCCAGGCCctatatatggcatgacaGACGCAGAATCCAAAGCGCTAAAACAACatattgacaaggaattagcaacaggcaagatccgccctagtacttcctcagcaggtGCCCcagtgttacaacctcctaaattataccactggattcgcctattttttctattatttttagtattttttacgaacttgatatcttttgtttttcaatcacgtgatctcggcgcttattatgccgagatgccgcgccgagatgccgtgccaagggcgcttaggagaaatccacgcttctgcgcagcccgcagcacacttctcttttcacatgtaggcttctattcacacacgcacagaccacatgtaattagtagttttgtctatataaacagcaggaaaatcgcttggagaccccaagtcgattttaccttgtctcttactcactagagaaggtagtcagccagctaagtagccggccctcagtagtagcagaagcactcaccccttgattaactcatcacacctcccaggcctcaggccccttcgtcgacagtagatagtagtagagcgccttaagcgttgttagtatagcctttagtagttagattacataagcaagtgtagtagtacggcctcaagcgcccgcccactagcgtgtacccaaccttacagttggcgtacgacacccagtcatgtttgtgaaaaAAGCAGATGGATCCCTCAGGCTGGTAGTTGACTacaggaagctgaatgacgtcacccacaaaaacgtTTACCCTCTCCCCAGACAAGATGATCTTATGGCAAAGTTATGGAACGCCAAGCTATTTACCAAACTGGACTTAcattggggttacaacaatgtacgGATCAAGGagggcaatgaatggaagacagccttTAGAACCAAATACAGCCTCTTTGAGTACCtggttatgccctttggcctgacaaatgcccctgcagcgttccaacacttcatgaacaacctctTCAGGGATCTGATTGACGTAACGGTGgtcatttacttggacaacattctcatcttctcagaaaacccAAAAGATCACCCGGCTCACGTCAAGGAAGTGCTAACTCAATTAATGAAAAACtagctgttctgcaagctatcaaagtgccacttccatgtcactaTGGTTGATTACTTGGGCATTGTCATCTCCCCTGCTGggttctccatggaccaaaagaagattgaggcagttATGTCATGGCCTCAACCCAGAATGgttaaacaggtccaggctttcTTAGGGTTTGTCAACTATCTTTGACAAtttatccccaatttcagttcagTAGCACGCCCTCTCCACAACCTTACTAGAAAGGAGAACCCTTGGTCTTGGGGCAATCTCAAAGAAGCAGCATTCCAGGATTTGAAGTCCCTTGTAACCAAGTCCCCAGTGCTCATTCACTCAAACCCTGAATTGCCTTACTACCTTGAAACTGACGCTTCTggagtagctatgggagcaatactcagccaacaaggctcagataattgGCTGCACcccattgcctatatgtctAAGTtgttctcaggggcagaagctaactatgacacccacaacaaggagctcctggccatcatcaaggcattggaagaaTGGAGGACATTCCTGGAGGCAACAGATAAGCCCATACAGGTGTTTACGGAccatagaaacctggaatattggatgcaggcatgGACTTTTAACTGCAgacatgcacaatggcatatcttcctgagtgacttcaactttgaaatccactattgcccaggaaagcaatcagggaaaccagatgccctatCCAGACGCTTGGACTATGTT
This window harbors:
- a CDS encoding Retrotransposable element Tf2 protein, whose protein sequence is MEPEPTLGALLKAIAALTTQVGSLQDQIKSQGKQITQLVAICKETNNLVGDKDQGGAQTKPGPSTGPITPPTHSGGETHTPGTVRPGLKAPFQPSRGTGFNSKDEEEPRHPKKEPQGMPRRHLGSLTPFDAGSSVKQPKMDLPNPYKGDTRGQKATQWLDWMMLWVALHCNQFDKEEQMVVWILYHMTDKAANWALPIIGNIIKGKGNPPTTIQALMAKFKEAFANPNAKRAAARKIAALSQTTTTSKYITEFRNLMVELDWNKEAYIAQFTQGLHWKVKELLSTKDNIPDKLKAIFAASIKIDNTCRKNKENRPKKAPAKSPVSTATTSTTTTQRVRLLEDPNYVTPEERYCRRALGLCVKCSQKGHGIKQCPNVWKATIKEAAKVGQEEVEKEIAYIILRDYPTDPIKTLIDSGATSNFISPSLVEKLKIPKTLLKNPQVVRMLDGTISQTGCIWHQVQLAVLANGHPHTIPFLVCPIGSTLAILGMTWLTTESPLIDWHQGLVTFPKQVQIASEEEADPNALTDLPTQYHKFAKVFGEEEFKVLPPHREYDISIDLVPDAKLSPGPIYGMTDAESKALKQHIDKELATGKIRPSTSSAVGVRHPVMFVKKADGSLRLVVDYRKLNDVTHKNVYPLPRQDDLMAKLWNAKLFTKLDLHWGYNNVRIKEGNEWKTAFRTKYSLFEYLVMPFGLTNAPAAFQHFMNNLFRDLIDVTVVIYLDNILIFSENPKDHPAHVKELFCKLSKCHFHVTMVDYLGIVISPAGFSMDQKKIEAVMSWPQPRMVKQVQAFLGKENPWSWGNLKEAAFQDLKSLVTKSPVLIHSNPELPYYLETDASGVAMGAILSQQGSDNWLHPIAYMSKLFSGAEANYDTHNKELLAIIKALEEWRTFLEATDKPIQVFTDHRNLEYWMQAWTFNCRHAQWHIFLSDFNFEIHYCPGKQSGKPDALSRRLDYVDTPPEPEVMLPSKVFANTSKEELEVVTEIRNRLREDPSLEPIIQFLSEDADHAPPLIWKAYRDYNWEEDLLWYHGKLVVPDSETLKEQLLKEFHDSPLAGHPGQQQTLELLSRNYWWPGMKSSAKEWVECCPICQANCRAHAPVIALKPLEVPPFPFHTISYDFVTGFPKSQGHNAILVVIDSFSKFGHFIPTSKKVTAKGLAELFVTRIWKLHGLPVKTISDRGTMFTGKFLRALYQRLGVKLLFSSAYHPESDEQTEQVNQFIEFYLRSYVAADHSDWTTWLPLAEYAYNNAKHASTGKTPFELVYQRNPVMNPSNVPSNVPEADQVADTLAQEWKEAKSALRISKEQMTRNQGVIPEYQIGKKVWLDGRNMELRTNSNKLDPKQLGPFKVTEKVSSHAYRLKLPESLKIHDVFYVGLLSKSHKSPSQPFPERPPPETIEGEEEYKVEQIIDSKQQRGKWFYLIKWKGYRPEDNSWEPEELLEHGQEEIKRFNQARLRKACDAAKSL